A window of Xylophilus sp. GW821-FHT01B05 contains these coding sequences:
- a CDS encoding FlxA-like family protein — protein MQITSTSSASTASSGGSASQIAKLQAQLKELTAKLKASATSSGGTAEAKQQEQKLLQAQIQAIQQQIAALQQAQQQAAAAKAEKHNKTEPAAAAASTTEAERKKSNPPGLGETIDVYA, from the coding sequence ATGCAGATCACCAGCACTTCTTCCGCCAGCACCGCCTCCTCGGGCGGTAGCGCCAGCCAGATCGCCAAGTTGCAGGCGCAACTGAAGGAGCTGACCGCCAAGCTCAAGGCCTCCGCCACCTCTTCGGGCGGCACGGCCGAGGCCAAGCAGCAAGAGCAAAAACTGTTGCAGGCGCAGATCCAGGCCATCCAGCAGCAGATCGCGGCGCTGCAGCAGGCCCAGCAGCAGGCCGCTGCGGCCAAGGCCGAAAAGCACAACAAGACGGAGCCTGCCGCTGCTGCCGCCAGCACGACCGAGGCAGAGCGCAAGAAGTCCAATCCGCCCGGGCTGGGCGAAACGATCGACGTCTACGCCTGA